One part of the Bdellovibrio bacteriovorus genome encodes these proteins:
- a CDS encoding protein-L-isoaspartate O-methyltransferase family protein, with amino-acid sequence MIQACRSGKNLASLIMGLSLEHYQQSVLKRALPLSEKVVEAFYSQPRHIFVPEYTVEEAYEDHPLVLFNSPPFVSTISQPSFVLRILDLLKLEPGQKVFELGSGSGWNTAMMADIVGKSGKVVSVEVISELAGRAQKILAERHLSQVIVKAGDGFEGDAANGPYDRVIFTAGSSEFPQKVFAQLKESGWMVFVRKAHGSPDMLELIHKVNSEPHVVTSVPCSFVSVVREKAGPDSKETNP; translated from the coding sequence ATGATACAAGCTTGCCGTTCGGGAAAAAACCTTGCAAGCTTAATCATGGGCCTGTCACTGGAACACTATCAACAAAGTGTCTTGAAGCGCGCATTGCCACTGTCTGAAAAAGTGGTGGAAGCTTTTTATAGTCAGCCCCGGCACATCTTCGTGCCGGAATACACGGTCGAAGAGGCCTACGAAGATCATCCTCTGGTGTTGTTCAACAGTCCTCCTTTTGTCTCTACTATTTCTCAACCCAGTTTTGTTCTGCGCATTCTGGATTTGCTCAAACTCGAGCCCGGACAAAAGGTTTTTGAGCTGGGCTCGGGCAGTGGCTGGAACACCGCCATGATGGCTGATATTGTTGGTAAAAGCGGCAAGGTGGTCTCTGTGGAAGTGATCAGTGAGCTTGCCGGCAGAGCCCAGAAAATCCTGGCGGAGCGCCATCTTTCCCAGGTCATTGTCAAAGCCGGGGACGGTTTTGAAGGGGATGCGGCCAATGGACCCTATGACCGGGTGATATTCACGGCCGGCTCTTCCGAGTTTCCACAAAAGGTTTTTGCGCAGTTAAAGGAGTCCGGTTGGATGGTGTTTGTGCGAAAGGCGCATGGATCGCCGGATATGCTGGAGCTGATTCATAAAGTGAATTCTGAACCCCATGTGGTGACGTCAGTGCCTTGCTCTTTTGTTAGTGTGGTGCGGGAAAAAGCGGGGCCTGATTCGAAAGAAACAAATCCTTGA
- a CDS encoding hydrogen peroxide-inducible genes activator — protein sequence MTLTQLEYILAVADTGSFSHAARQCHVTQPTLSMQIQKLEEELGVILFDRTKQPIRATSVGEEVLQQARLVVKGSQHLKEIVDDAKGSLRGELRIGIIPTLAPYLLPLFLKKIKDAHSSLHLTFEELQTEVMIEKIRNHSLDLGIIVTPIDDLNIANHVLFYEPFNVYLSKGHPLLSQKSLDEKDLSSEDVLLLNEGHCFREQSLSLCRNKKSPAVMDRSFTFESGSLETLKKLVDQGESFTLLPYLAALDVQDKKRLRPFSDPVPTREVSLVHGPHFQRKALLKALIETIKKNLPEGLSATRGKNQLKIDNPLGYLK from the coding sequence ATGACACTGACTCAACTCGAATATATTCTTGCCGTCGCCGACACAGGCAGTTTCAGCCACGCTGCCCGCCAATGCCATGTCACCCAACCCACGCTGAGTATGCAAATTCAAAAGCTGGAAGAAGAACTGGGCGTGATTCTTTTTGATCGCACCAAACAACCCATCCGCGCCACCTCCGTCGGCGAAGAGGTCCTGCAGCAGGCCCGTCTAGTGGTCAAAGGCTCTCAGCACCTGAAAGAAATCGTCGACGATGCTAAAGGATCTCTGCGCGGCGAACTGCGCATCGGAATCATTCCCACGCTGGCCCCGTATCTGCTGCCGCTGTTCCTGAAAAAAATCAAGGACGCCCACAGCAGTTTGCATCTGACTTTTGAAGAACTGCAAACCGAGGTGATGATTGAAAAGATCCGCAATCATAGCCTGGATCTGGGCATCATCGTCACGCCGATTGATGATCTGAATATCGCCAATCACGTTTTGTTCTATGAGCCGTTCAATGTTTATCTGTCCAAGGGGCATCCCCTTCTAAGCCAGAAATCGCTGGATGAAAAAGACCTGTCATCAGAAGACGTCCTGCTGCTGAACGAAGGCCACTGCTTCCGCGAGCAAAGCCTTTCCCTTTGCCGCAACAAAAAAAGTCCGGCGGTGATGGATCGCAGTTTCACCTTTGAAAGTGGCAGTCTTGAGACCCTGAAAAAACTGGTGGATCAGGGGGAAAGCTTTACACTGCTCCCTTATCTGGCCGCGCTCGACGTGCAGGACAAAAAGCGACTGCGACCTTTCTCGGATCCGGTCCCAACCCGGGAAGTGAGCCTGGTTCATGGACCTCATTTCCAAAGGAAGGCCCTTTTAAAGGCTCTTATTGAAACCATAAAGAAAAACCTGCCCGAAGGACTGTCTGCCACCCGAGGTAAAAACCAACTGAAAATCGACAACCCTTTAGGTTATCTCAAATAG
- a CDS encoding OmpA family protein, with translation MVSRTHKVLASVAVAGFIAGCASKPPNVQPISSSANPTAEIEKTEAMINEARSKQIDVLSPENFTDATKALEKAKQKKEKDKPNADILEQVAYSRAWLNEANTRAEIARTSMRQITDAREGAMKAGAPKLYPKEWDKAGKDLEKITVAIEKGNLSPADKRGDEIISRYRDLEIMSVTKAYLGTAKDNLDTAKKAGADKNAPKSFGMAAMKYENAEKLIKADPRNPAVIARASQDATRESQHLMEVTRKVNAGNSEDLVLMAERQQRTISTLRNEYSSAEQELQTVQSEAERQRMQLERQQALLSRAQALRSQLKPNEAEVFTENGKLMVRLKGLQFPTAQSNLGPKNQALLKKVEGALAGVTPSKVIVEGHTDNVGSAEANRVLSEKRAQSVQNFLVSQGTLPADKVESVGMGYDNPIGNNNTAAGRAQNRRIDLVIETE, from the coding sequence ATGGTTTCCCGGACTCATAAGGTACTAGCATCTGTGGCTGTTGCCGGATTTATCGCAGGTTGCGCGAGCAAACCACCCAATGTGCAGCCGATTTCTTCCAGTGCCAATCCGACGGCCGAGATTGAAAAAACCGAAGCCATGATCAACGAGGCACGATCCAAACAAATTGACGTGCTGTCGCCGGAAAACTTCACGGACGCCACCAAAGCTTTGGAAAAAGCCAAGCAGAAAAAAGAAAAAGACAAACCCAATGCTGACATTCTGGAACAGGTTGCTTATTCCCGCGCGTGGTTGAATGAAGCCAACACCCGCGCAGAAATCGCACGAACGTCGATGCGACAAATCACCGATGCACGCGAAGGCGCAATGAAAGCCGGAGCCCCCAAACTTTACCCTAAAGAATGGGACAAGGCTGGAAAGGATCTGGAAAAGATCACCGTGGCGATTGAAAAAGGGAACTTGAGTCCGGCGGACAAACGCGGCGATGAAATCATCAGCCGTTACCGGGACCTTGAAATCATGTCCGTCACCAAAGCCTATCTGGGAACAGCCAAAGACAATCTGGACACCGCAAAAAAAGCCGGTGCTGACAAAAATGCACCCAAGTCCTTTGGCATGGCAGCGATGAAATATGAAAATGCCGAGAAGCTGATCAAGGCTGATCCGCGCAATCCGGCCGTCATCGCCCGCGCCTCCCAGGATGCCACCCGTGAATCCCAGCACTTGATGGAAGTCACCCGCAAAGTCAATGCAGGCAATTCTGAAGACCTGGTTTTGATGGCAGAACGCCAGCAGCGCACCATCTCCACTTTGCGTAATGAGTACTCCAGTGCGGAACAAGAACTGCAAACAGTTCAAAGCGAAGCTGAACGTCAGCGCATGCAGCTGGAACGGCAGCAGGCTTTGCTGAGTCGCGCTCAAGCCCTGCGCAGTCAACTGAAGCCCAACGAGGCGGAAGTCTTCACCGAAAACGGCAAGCTGATGGTGCGCCTGAAAGGTCTGCAATTCCCCACTGCGCAGTCCAATCTGGGACCAAAAAACCAGGCCCTGCTGAAAAAAGTTGAAGGCGCATTGGCCGGAGTCACCCCTTCCAAAGTGATCGTCGAAGGTCACACGGACAACGTGGGAAGCGCAGAAGCCAACCGCGTGTTGTCAGAAAAACGCGCTCAATCCGTTCAGAACTTCCTGGTATCCCAGGGAACTCTGCCAGCGGATAAAGTCGAGTCCGTGGGAATGGGTTATGACAATCCAATTGGTAACAACAACACGGCTGCAGGACGAGCACAAAATCGTCGTATTGATCTTGTGATCGAAACTGAGTAA
- a CDS encoding trypsin-like serine peptidase: protein MQKTVLCFSLLVFLSACENSTPGEPSVVTPQETPELQEKVIYGSDNRKDLYEVKSTLQRRLADSTVALIKEENLQEGAEITRISAQTFRRSYNLCASERFGEQENAAFCSGSLVAPDVIATAGHCVRSVRDCSETRFVFGYAIKSAGVQPREVPSTEVYRCAEIIHSEVLATGSDFALIKLDRPVNNHAVLKTRKSGSVKFGASLVVIGHPVGLPTKIAAGAKVRSATEAEHFVANLDTYGGNSGSAVFNSSGVIEGILVRGDTDFVYQGSCTVSNRCTSTGCRGEDVTRITRILPYL from the coding sequence ATGCAAAAAACAGTTTTATGTTTTTCTTTATTAGTGTTTTTAAGTGCCTGCGAAAACAGCACTCCGGGTGAACCCTCGGTCGTCACTCCGCAAGAAACCCCGGAGCTGCAGGAAAAAGTCATCTATGGCAGCGACAACCGCAAAGACCTGTATGAAGTAAAATCAACTTTACAAAGGCGTTTGGCCGACTCGACAGTGGCGTTGATCAAGGAAGAAAACTTACAGGAAGGCGCAGAGATCACACGCATCTCTGCTCAAACTTTCCGCAGATCTTACAACCTTTGCGCTTCGGAACGTTTCGGAGAACAGGAAAATGCCGCCTTCTGTTCAGGCTCCTTGGTGGCGCCCGACGTCATAGCCACCGCCGGTCATTGCGTGCGATCGGTGCGTGATTGCAGCGAAACCCGTTTCGTCTTTGGTTACGCCATAAAATCAGCCGGAGTTCAGCCGCGTGAAGTGCCATCCACCGAAGTCTATCGCTGCGCTGAAATCATTCACAGCGAAGTGCTGGCAACCGGGTCCGACTTTGCCCTGATCAAACTGGATCGACCTGTGAACAACCATGCCGTTTTGAAAACCCGCAAAAGCGGAAGCGTCAAATTCGGAGCCTCATTGGTTGTGATTGGACACCCGGTAGGGCTTCCCACCAAGATCGCCGCCGGGGCCAAAGTGCGCAGTGCCACGGAAGCCGAACATTTCGTCGCAAATCTGGATACCTATGGAGGAAACTCAGGCTCCGCAGTATTTAATTCTTCCGGGGTCATCGAAGGCATCTTGGTCCGGGGTGACACTGACTTCGTATACCAAGGGTCCTGCACTGTTTCCAACCGCTGTACCAGCACAGGCTGTCGCGGCGAAGATGTCACGCGCATCACCCGCATCCTGCCTTATCTTTGA
- a CDS encoding methyl-accepting chemotaxis protein: MKLITKITAIVSLAAVVSVIAATQVSRSEVHDQGEKDLIDKSRAILDQLEGTRDYVASQGGLAEFINDIGSRYPDGNVPKDLKMNILRRVPIFASIKVGQEQSERSGYKFRVFSPEPRREENLARTDEMQIYNRFLNEPTLKEIVTTSDESVIVYRPVRLSEKQGCLICHGQPSQSPFGNGKDVLGHDMENWSDGKLHGVFAITSSLATTNAASQASVKKILLFSFFGLILSVLFAWVVLRKPLENLRTAVNSIRNSSQHLSATSSEISNASQGLSTSATEAAAALEETSASIEELTSMVKMNSDNAQNARLLSTSAMEAAVRGEQNMQELITSMQTVSVTAKKVQEITGLIDDIAFQTNLLALNAAVEAARAGENGRGFSVVAEAVRQLALKSAQSAKEISGLISESVSQIDVSYKSALQGGETLQTIVQESQKVSTLNNEIAQASQEQSTGIDQISRALHDLDKVTQNNAASSEETAAASVELSSQSQQLDMMVESVEGVLNGRPKAS, encoded by the coding sequence TTGAAGCTGATCACAAAAATTACCGCCATTGTTTCCCTGGCCGCTGTTGTCTCAGTTATTGCCGCCACCCAGGTCTCGCGATCCGAGGTCCACGATCAGGGCGAAAAAGACCTGATCGACAAGAGCCGGGCCATCCTGGATCAACTGGAGGGCACGCGCGATTACGTCGCCTCCCAAGGAGGGCTTGCTGAATTTATCAATGATATTGGCAGTCGCTATCCTGATGGAAATGTCCCGAAGGATTTAAAGATGAACATTCTGCGACGGGTTCCGATTTTCGCTTCGATCAAAGTGGGTCAGGAGCAGTCCGAGCGCAGTGGTTATAAGTTCAGGGTCTTTTCTCCAGAGCCTCGCCGGGAGGAAAACCTGGCTCGAACTGATGAAATGCAGATCTACAATCGCTTTCTCAATGAACCGACCCTGAAGGAAATCGTCACCACCAGCGATGAATCAGTCATCGTCTATCGCCCAGTACGGCTGTCTGAAAAACAAGGCTGCTTAATATGTCACGGCCAGCCGTCTCAAAGCCCTTTTGGCAATGGGAAAGATGTGCTGGGACATGACATGGAAAACTGGTCGGATGGAAAACTTCACGGAGTCTTTGCCATCACCAGCAGCCTGGCCACCACCAATGCCGCCAGCCAGGCTTCAGTGAAGAAGATCCTTCTTTTTTCTTTCTTCGGACTTATTCTGAGCGTTCTTTTCGCGTGGGTTGTCCTGCGCAAGCCGCTGGAAAACCTGCGCACCGCCGTCAACAGCATCAGAAACTCCAGCCAGCACCTTTCCGCCACAAGTTCTGAGATATCCAATGCTTCACAAGGCCTCAGCACATCGGCCACAGAAGCGGCTGCGGCCCTGGAGGAAACATCCGCTTCCATCGAAGAACTGACCAGCATGGTGAAAATGAATTCTGACAATGCCCAGAATGCCCGACTGCTGTCCACTTCTGCCATGGAGGCGGCGGTGCGGGGCGAACAAAACATGCAGGAACTGATCACTTCAATGCAAACCGTTTCGGTCACGGCGAAAAAGGTGCAGGAGATCACCGGTCTGATTGACGATATTGCCTTTCAGACAAATCTGCTGGCCCTGAATGCTGCCGTGGAAGCCGCCCGCGCCGGTGAAAATGGACGAGGTTTCTCGGTTGTTGCCGAAGCCGTGCGCCAGTTGGCACTGAAATCCGCCCAATCCGCGAAGGAAATATCAGGTTTGATTTCTGAAAGTGTCAGCCAGATCGACGTCAGTTACAAATCCGCTCTGCAAGGCGGTGAAACTTTGCAGACAATTGTGCAAGAGTCACAAAAAGTTTCGACTTTAAACAATGAAATTGCCCAGGCCAGTCAGGAGCAGTCGACAGGTATCGACCAGATCTCGCGCGCTCTGCACGATCTGGACAAAGTGACCCAGAACAACGCCGCCTCTTCTGAAGAAACCGCGGCGGCCTCGGTGGAGCTGTCCAGTCAGTCCCAGCAGCTCGATATGATGGTGGAATCCGTGGAAGGCGTTCTTAACGGACGCCCGAAAGCCAGCTAA
- a CDS encoding KH domain-containing protein, whose amino-acid sequence MLAETMTQDADIRDRLAKVLESVIQEMTSCYEQVEVTFAAGDKTTVYKVTVPQEYRGKLIGSQGKNITSLRNIIGAMAGNHGFRAIIELVI is encoded by the coding sequence ATGTTGGCGGAGACTATGACCCAGGATGCGGATATTAGAGATCGTTTGGCGAAGGTTCTTGAGAGCGTAATTCAAGAGATGACTTCCTGCTATGAACAGGTGGAAGTGACCTTTGCAGCAGGCGACAAGACAACAGTGTATAAAGTGACGGTGCCGCAGGAGTATCGCGGAAAGTTGATCGGATCTCAGGGGAAGAACATCACTTCGCTTCGTAACATTATCGGGGCAATGGCTGGCAATCACGGCTTTCGCGCGATCATAGAGCTCGTAATCTGA
- a CDS encoding ZIP family metal transporter: MGSALMGLLAGGITGLSTMLGALPILKNKTTGWNPWRSLNLDFAIGMMLAAAAFNLIGPAYSSTHSSFGVSLALALGVASIYGLSHLIHSVSPSEWSVHRRAWLFVTAMMLHNLPEGLASGAALSADSISTANGWTVVGAIVFQNFPEGLATAAAFLSIGMSRKVAFFGAALTGVMEILGGALGGIFTSITSASLPFILAFAGGAMISVTLEEIFAKMKETRMTYLWQKQFVAGALSVIVMNWIIGQS, translated from the coding sequence ATGGGCAGCGCACTGATGGGATTATTGGCAGGAGGGATCACCGGGCTTTCAACAATGCTCGGTGCCCTTCCCATTCTTAAAAACAAAACCACCGGCTGGAATCCCTGGCGCAGTCTGAATCTGGACTTTGCCATCGGGATGATGCTGGCGGCGGCGGCCTTTAATCTGATCGGCCCTGCTTACTCAAGCACACACAGCTCCTTCGGGGTGTCTCTTGCCCTGGCGCTCGGTGTGGCTTCCATCTATGGACTGAGTCATCTGATCCATAGCGTGTCGCCCTCCGAATGGTCTGTTCACCGAAGAGCCTGGCTTTTCGTGACGGCTATGATGCTGCACAACCTCCCCGAAGGTTTGGCTTCGGGAGCTGCGCTGAGCGCTGATTCCATTTCCACCGCCAACGGCTGGACAGTCGTGGGCGCCATCGTGTTTCAGAACTTCCCGGAAGGACTTGCCACTGCCGCAGCTTTCCTTTCAATTGGCATGTCCCGCAAAGTGGCCTTCTTTGGTGCCGCATTAACCGGTGTCATGGAAATTCTGGGCGGTGCTTTGGGCGGCATTTTCACCAGCATCACATCGGCATCCCTTCCTTTCATCCTGGCTTTCGCGGGTGGGGCGATGATCAGTGTGACCCTGGAGGAAATCTTCGCCAAAATGAAAGAGACCCGCATGACTTACCTGTGGCAAAAGCAGTTTGTCGCCGGGGCCTTGTCCGTTATTGTAATGAACTGGATCATCGGTCAGTCCTAA
- a CDS encoding Dps family protein: MRSQNAHSLNENKSVSNIKSVETGTSAVVETLKKSLAEEYLLQLKTQNFHWNVEGPMFFSLHKLFEEQYGQLAEFVDRTAEVIRALKVKAPGSFKEFRELSSIQEASDKLTASQMIEMLSQDHTNLAIALKSRLETAEDAEETSAVTLYEDLIGFHEKAAWMIRSHRS; this comes from the coding sequence ATGAGATCACAAAACGCCCATTCACTGAATGAAAACAAATCCGTCAGCAATATAAAATCGGTCGAAACCGGCACCAGTGCTGTTGTTGAAACGCTGAAAAAATCTTTGGCTGAGGAATATCTGCTGCAACTTAAAACCCAAAACTTCCACTGGAACGTGGAAGGTCCAATGTTCTTCTCTTTGCACAAACTGTTTGAAGAACAATACGGCCAGTTGGCTGAATTCGTCGATCGCACGGCGGAAGTGATCCGCGCTTTGAAAGTCAAAGCTCCGGGCAGCTTCAAAGAGTTCAGAGAACTGTCCTCCATTCAGGAGGCTTCTGACAAACTGACCGCCAGCCAAATGATCGAAATGCTCAGCCAGGACCACACAAATCTGGCCATCGCTTTGAAATCCCGACTGGAAACCGCAGAGGATGCGGAAGAAACCAGTGCTGTGACTTTGTACGAGGACCTGATCGGCTTCCATGAAAAAGCCGCTTGGATGATCCGCAGTCACAGATCCTGA
- a CDS encoding DUF4423 domain-containing protein yields MSNQFGALLKNKLEEIQKKNPRFSFRSLAKKVGISPGCLNELMHGKRPLSEFYANKIVLGLELGTEERNEVYSLISTRSRKFAAQKTLAEKELELIASWEHFAILNLIRMKTFKPDPEWIAERLALPLEKVQQSLDLLLDLGFIKRKGNSIARSVASLATTTDIPSEALVQAHVSDMHKAIEVLKRTPIDRRDYSAITMAINPHKMEEAKSLIKKFRRKLSMLVEEGDMTEVYNLNIQFFPLTVAESEKPL; encoded by the coding sequence GTGTCTAATCAATTCGGTGCCCTTTTAAAAAACAAACTTGAGGAAATTCAGAAAAAGAACCCTCGATTTTCCTTCCGCTCTTTAGCAAAAAAAGTGGGCATTTCACCCGGCTGTTTGAACGAGCTGATGCACGGCAAACGTCCTTTGAGTGAATTTTACGCCAACAAGATCGTGCTGGGGTTGGAGCTGGGGACAGAGGAACGCAACGAAGTCTATTCTTTGATCTCTACGCGTTCCCGTAAATTTGCCGCGCAAAAAACTTTGGCTGAAAAAGAGCTGGAGCTGATTGCCAGTTGGGAGCACTTTGCCATCCTGAACCTGATCCGTATGAAGACCTTCAAGCCGGACCCGGAGTGGATTGCTGAACGCCTGGCGCTGCCGTTGGAGAAAGTTCAGCAAAGTCTGGATCTGCTTTTGGATCTGGGCTTTATCAAGCGCAAGGGCAATTCCATCGCGCGTTCCGTGGCCAGTCTTGCCACCACCACCGATATTCCGAGTGAAGCCCTGGTTCAGGCCCACGTGTCTGACATGCACAAGGCCATCGAGGTTCTGAAAAGAACTCCGATCGACCGCCGTGATTATTCGGCCATCACCATGGCGATCAACCCGCACAAAATGGAAGAGGCCAAGAGTTTGATTAAAAAATTCCGCCGTAAACTGTCCATGCTGGTTGAAGAGGGTGACATGACCGAAGTGTACAATCTGAATATCCAGTTCTTCCCCCTGACTGTTGCTGAAAGTGAGAAGCCGCTATGA
- a CDS encoding transcriptional regulator → MASQIPGQGWQELKRELMQKWRELSDNDLESTKGNAQSIVDLLERKVGMAIDEASEKFAEIASHYHLYDEPEEKPVKADEEKKERVMELKPKAPANRDRKPKDDYLG, encoded by the coding sequence ATGGCATCACAAATTCCTGGTCAAGGCTGGCAGGAACTGAAACGGGAGCTCATGCAGAAATGGCGTGAGCTTTCGGACAATGACCTTGAAAGCACCAAAGGCAATGCCCAGTCCATCGTCGATCTGCTGGAACGCAAAGTGGGAATGGCCATCGACGAAGCCAGTGAAAAGTTCGCCGAGATAGCATCACACTATCATCTTTATGATGAACCCGAGGAAAAGCCGGTCAAGGCTGACGAGGAAAAGAAAGAACGTGTGATGGAGCTGAAACCCAAAGCTCCGGCGAATCGTGACCGAAAACCAAAAGATGATTACCTGGGATGA
- a CDS encoding Rieske 2Fe-2S domain-containing protein codes for MSQPQWHKLGPTDLLQKKNLQQIEVHRTKLALIFKDNEFTAISGVCNHVGGPLGDGQLEGDYVVCPWHYYKFHYRTGLGEPGYEADHVPVYNLKTENGELWVDLASATARGRMPHEPHPLTRKVQREPGPLRVVGISTTVMDNAHPRVSTSELLLEQTLKHAESKGYETRLQKIRELKFRHCEGFYSKSAHACTWPCSITQMDPTDQLDRVYEDLIHWADVMIVATPIRWGSASSLYYKMAERFNCIQNQITIKNNQLIRNKVAGFIITGGQDNVQAVAGHMMGFFSELGYHLPPFPFIAHSLGWSSENMEYNVRYVQQTQALTEAAQELLDRCADLSCALLETSAHVLQHRAGRKAYNASKHHDK; via the coding sequence ATGTCACAACCTCAATGGCACAAGCTGGGTCCGACCGATCTGCTGCAGAAGAAAAACCTGCAGCAGATCGAAGTTCACCGGACCAAGCTGGCTCTGATTTTTAAAGACAACGAATTCACCGCCATTTCCGGGGTGTGCAATCACGTCGGTGGCCCTTTGGGTGATGGTCAGCTTGAGGGCGACTATGTAGTCTGCCCCTGGCACTACTATAAATTCCACTATCGCACCGGATTGGGCGAGCCCGGCTATGAGGCCGATCATGTGCCCGTCTATAATTTAAAAACCGAAAATGGCGAACTGTGGGTGGACCTGGCCAGCGCCACGGCGCGAGGACGCATGCCTCACGAACCTCATCCCCTGACCCGCAAAGTGCAGCGCGAACCCGGCCCGCTGCGGGTGGTGGGAATTTCCACCACTGTCATGGACAACGCCCATCCGCGAGTTTCAACCTCGGAGCTTTTACTGGAACAAACCCTGAAGCACGCCGAAAGCAAAGGCTATGAAACGCGTCTGCAAAAAATCCGCGAACTGAAGTTTCGCCACTGCGAGGGCTTCTATTCCAAAAGTGCGCACGCCTGCACCTGGCCCTGTTCCATCACGCAGATGGATCCCACCGACCAGTTGGATCGCGTGTATGAAGACCTAATTCACTGGGCGGATGTGATGATCGTGGCCACCCCGATTCGCTGGGGTTCGGCCAGTTCATTGTATTATAAAATGGCCGAACGCTTTAACTGCATTCAGAATCAAATCACCATCAAAAACAACCAACTGATTCGCAACAAGGTCGCGGGATTCATTATCACCGGAGGCCAGGACAACGTGCAGGCCGTCGCGGGTCACATGATGGGCTTCTTCTCGGAGCTCGGCTATCATCTGCCGCCGTTTCCTTTTATCGCTCATTCCCTGGGGTGGAGTTCTGAAAACATGGAGTACAACGTGCGCTACGTGCAACAGACTCAGGCTCTGACGGAAGCCGCCCAGGAACTGCTGGATCGCTGCGCAGACCTGTCCTGTGCTCTGCTTGAAACATCCGCCCACGTCCTGCAACACCGGGCCGGTCGCAAGGCCTACAATGCCTCCAAACATCACGACAAATAG
- the gltS gene encoding sodium/glutamate symporter: MTLTAFQTVALAALVVYFGRFIKSKIQILDKYNLPSPVIGGFIVAIIISTLKAQGLFVLTFNKAFEEALMITFFTSVGYSASVRLLKEGGRAVVFFLLLTIGGLLVQIIAGIGLAKMMGEHPLMGVLTGAVSLTGGPGTALAFGPVFEAAGVEGASVIGVTTAMGGIVLGGLIGTPLATYLINKKKLKHPVDHDSGAHQESMMLKSFAGRDLLMHLLALTLIMGIGTTISSWISSLQITLPIYIGSMVVAAIFRNIEDTKTVFKISPEWIEEIGSVALTLFIAMAIMSLRLEELKNAALPILVFLTVQAILVAVTALGPAFWVAGKDYEASVMSAGYVGFMMGTTANAMANMHSLSQRYGHAYKAFLVVPLVGSCFIDFINAALVTFCINMFGN; encoded by the coding sequence ATGACATTAACAGCATTTCAAACCGTCGCCCTGGCAGCTCTGGTCGTGTATTTCGGCCGGTTTATTAAAAGCAAAATCCAGATTCTGGACAAGTACAATCTGCCGTCTCCGGTCATCGGCGGATTTATTGTCGCCATCATCATTTCAACCCTGAAGGCCCAGGGCCTTTTCGTGCTGACATTCAACAAAGCCTTTGAAGAAGCTTTGATGATCACCTTCTTCACCTCGGTCGGCTATTCCGCCTCTGTGCGCCTGCTTAAAGAAGGCGGTCGCGCCGTTGTGTTCTTCCTGCTTCTGACCATCGGCGGCCTGCTGGTGCAGATTATCGCAGGAATTGGTCTTGCAAAAATGATGGGTGAACACCCCCTGATGGGAGTTCTGACCGGCGCTGTGTCTTTGACAGGTGGCCCGGGCACCGCCCTGGCGTTCGGACCGGTCTTTGAAGCTGCTGGTGTCGAAGGCGCTTCGGTGATTGGTGTGACCACGGCCATGGGTGGTATTGTGCTGGGCGGCCTGATCGGAACTCCGCTGGCCACATATCTTATTAATAAGAAAAAACTAAAGCATCCGGTGGATCATGACAGCGGTGCACATCAGGAATCGATGATGCTAAAATCCTTCGCGGGTCGCGATCTGCTGATGCACCTTCTGGCGCTGACTCTGATCATGGGGATTGGCACTACGATCAGCTCCTGGATCAGCTCTTTGCAAATCACCCTGCCGATCTATATTGGTTCCATGGTGGTGGCGGCGATCTTCCGCAATATCGAAGACACCAAAACAGTTTTCAAAATCTCTCCGGAATGGATTGAGGAAATCGGCTCCGTGGCCCTGACCCTGTTCATTGCCATGGCGATCATGAGCCTGCGGCTGGAAGAACTGAAAAACGCGGCATTGCCTATTTTGGTTTTCCTGACGGTGCAGGCCATTCTGGTCGCGGTCACGGCCCTGGGGCCGGCGTTTTGGGTGGCCGGCAAGGACTATGAGGCTTCCGTGATGAGTGCCGGCTATGTCGGATTTATGATGGGAACCACGGCCAACGCCATGGCCAACATGCATTCGCTCAGTCAGCGCTATGGCCACGCTTACAAGGCCTTCCTGGTGGTGCCGCTGGTGGGTTCCTGCTTCATCGATTTTATCAACGCAGCGCTGGTCACCTTCTGTATCAACATGTTTGGCAACTAA